Proteins co-encoded in one Candidatus Abyssobacteria bacterium SURF_5 genomic window:
- a CDS encoding winged helix-turn-helix transcriptional regulator — protein sequence MDQKSIKELELLHELSKSEHINQRHLSNKLGMAAGLVNLYMRRLARKGYIKIGGIKPRRLKYLITPRGVAEKTRLTYEFALISYKYFKSATDDIKNKLKHLEQSGERNVVVYGTGELAELCLLLMEEFDINIVAVVDDDFEAPRFQEHPVVPRIVLRNLRFDKVLVAQLDGHEEIAALLAEVGVGAEKLCWLLDA from the coding sequence ATGGACCAAAAATCGATAAAAGAGCTGGAACTGCTGCATGAACTTTCAAAAAGTGAGCATATCAACCAGCGACATTTGAGCAATAAATTGGGGATGGCCGCGGGTCTGGTCAACCTGTATATGAGACGCCTCGCCCGAAAAGGCTACATCAAGATCGGCGGCATCAAGCCGCGCCGCCTCAAGTATCTGATCACTCCGCGCGGGGTCGCGGAAAAGACGAGGCTCACCTATGAATTTGCGCTTATCTCCTACAAGTACTTCAAGAGCGCGACCGACGATATCAAGAATAAACTCAAGCACTTGGAGCAGTCGGGCGAGCGAAATGTCGTTGTTTACGGGACGGGAGAGCTGGCGGAACTGTGCCTGCTGCTAATGGAAGAGTTTGATATCAATATAGTTGCAGTTGTGGACGACGATTTCGAAGCTCCGCGTTTCCAGGAGCATCCGGTTGTCCCGCGGATTGTCCTGCGAAATCTCAGGTTCGATAAGGTGCTGGTAGCTCAATTGGATGGGCACGAAGAGATAGCGGCGTTACTGGCCGAGGTCGGCGTCGGCGCCGAAAAGCTTTGCTGGCTGCTCGACGCATAA